CTCATCAAACGAAAAAAAGCAGGAGAAAACAGTACAGTCATGAAAGAACTAAAAGGAGACGCCACTACTTTTGAGGATATATCTCTTGCCACTTCTACCGACTATACCTATCAAATCCAAGCTTTTAGCCCTGAGTCAGAATCACCAATCTACGAAGCCAGTACACGTACCGGTTCGGTCGTTTTATCTACAACTCCCATCACCTTATCTTGGCAAATATACCCCACCCTTGTTCAAAATGAACTTACGATAGAGTTTATTAAACCCACAACGGGAGAAGTTCGACTCATCGATCTGATAGGTAATGTACATAAAGTTCACGAAATACGTCATCAGAGTCTCTACCGACTTTTATTAACCACTTATCCCGCAGGTACCTATTTTATAGTTTTTAATGATCTTGCAGGGAGTAAGTTATCCCAAAGGATTGTAAAATATTGAGTCAGTTAAAAGTACAAAAGCTATTTTTGGATGTGTTGCGATGGCCGGAGCCACGATGAAAGTTTATGAATTTCAAAAAAGTTAAAATCACCCTAAATGCAGTAAATCTCCGGATTTTGATAAAAGAGATCAGGCAAAAGTTCATTTCCGGAAACTACATTAAATCCATAGACAGCACGGGCGTCGGGTTTCCCCGACGCCCGTGCTGTCTATGGATGACTAAGAAATGAAAAGCTATTTGCTTACTTTCTTTGCCTTGGCACTTGCGGGAGCAGCTTTTGAATTCATCTCCATATAATCCACCACCAAATGGCTCAGGGCTTTTACGCCCAGGGTAAAGCCGCTTTCATCAATGTAGAAGTCCGGGGTATGATGAGGCGCCACGTCGTATGGGCTTTTACCTTTGGCCATACCTCCCAGAAAAAAGAAGAACCCGGGGATTTTCTTTTGGAAATAACTGAAGTCTTCGGCACCCGTAGCCACGGGCGACAGCACCACGTTATCTTTACCGGCAAGGGCTTCCAGGGTTGGAATCATCTTATCGGTCAGCCCAGGATCATTGACAGTAGCGGGGTAACCGGTACCGATCTCAACGTCAGCTTTCGCCCCGGCACTTTCTGCTATGTGCGTAGAAATTTCTTTGATACGACGATGCACCAACGCCTGTTGTGTATCTCCGAAGGTGCGAATGGTTCCGATCATTTCAAGTGATTCAGGAATAATATTGTAACGAATACCGCCATGAATGGCCCCTACGGTGACCACGGCAGGATTTTCGGTGATATCTACATTCCGGCTTACGATGGTCTGTAATCCCATCACGATTTGAGAAGCCGTCACGATGGGGTCAACGCCCGACCAAGGCGATGCGCCGTGGGTTTGTTTGCCTTTCAGTTTGATGGTCAATTGATCCACCGCCGCCATGGTAGCGCCGGGACGGTAGCGAATCTTGCCCACCTCGGTTTGTGAATTTATGTGTAATCCGAAAATGGCATCCACTTTCGGGTTTTCCAATGCTCCTTCTTCGATCATACGGTTAGCACCAAAGGTCTGACCGTTATAAACCCCTTCCTCCGCCGGTTGAAAAATCAGCTTCACCGTACCGGAAAGGTCTTTTTGCATGGAAGCCAGTACTTCCGCCACTCCCATCAGAATCGCCACGTGACTATCGTGCCCGCAGGCGTGCATTACCCCCGTTTTTTGGTTATTGAATTCCGTCATGACTTTCGATTTGAACGGTATATCAACCCTTTCGGTTACGGGCAGGCCATCCATATCGGCTCTCAGCGCTACTACCGGGCCGGGCTTACCGCCTTTGAGTACAGCAACGACTCCCGTCACCGCCACTTTTTCACGGACTTCATACCCCAATTTACGCAGGTGCTCAGCCACGATAGTAGCCGTTCGTACTTCCTGGTTTCCCAATTCGGGGTGTTCGTGAAAATCACGGCGCCAGGCGATCACTTTACTTTCGATGGCATCGGCCGATTGATTAATAACGGGTTTGAGGCCGCTTTGGGCGAAGCCGGTCGAGAGGCTCAGCCCTGCCACCAGGCCGCATAGGATAGGTTTGTTCATGAAGGTTGCAGTTGAGGTTAACAAAATTTTCGGGCAATTTATGAAAAAACGGAATGGGATGTTCGATATTCGCGGTTTAAACCATTGAGAGTAATGCAAAAACTTCTTTTTATAGACCGCGACGGAACCATCATTGCCGAGCCGCCCGTCGATTTTCAGGTAGATTCCTTACAAAAACTCGCGTTTTTACCCAAAGCCATTTCCAATCTGCGACGCCTGTCTGAAGAGACTGATTTTGGCTTTATCATGGTCACCAATCAGGACGGATTAGGCACAGACTCCTTTCCGGAAGATACTTTCTGGCCTGCCCAACATAAAATGCTCCAAACGTTGGAAGGCGAAGATGTTAGGTTTCAAAATATTCACATTGACCGCAGTTTTCCGCACGAAAATGCCCCGACACGCAAACCGGGTACGGCGATGTTGACCGAATACTTCAGTGAAGCTTACGATTTGGCCAACAGCTACGTCATCGGCGACCGCCTGACGGATGTACAACTGGCGGTGAATTTGGGGGCAAAAGCCATTTTGTTTGCCGCCGAATGGCCAAAAGAGTTACCTAAAGAGCAAAATGACGCTATTTCGCTGGTCAGTAACAATTGGGATGAAATTTATGAACACCTGCGACTGCCCGCCCGCATCGCTACCGTAGCGCGCAACACCCGCGAAACCCAAATCACCATTGAGCTCAACCTCGACGGTAACGGACATTCGGAAATCCATACGGGTATTGGCTTTTTTGACCACATGCTCGACCAATTGGCCAAGCATTCAGGAGCCGATCTGAAAATTACGGTAGAAGGCGACCTCCACATCGACGAGCACCACACCATTGAAGATACGGCACTGGCCCTTGGCGAAGCCTACCGCAAAGCCATCGGCGATAAACGCGGCATCAGTCGCTACGGATTTTTGTTGCCGATGGACGAAGCCCTTGCACAAGTAGCCATTGATTTTTCAGGGAGGCCGTGGTTGGTATGGGATGCTGAATTCAAACGGGAAAAGATCGGCGAAATGCCGACCGAGATGTTTTACCACTTCTTCAAGTCGTTTTCAGATACGGCCCTGTGCAATCTCAACATTCAATGCACCGGCTCCAATGAACATCATAAAATCGAAGCCATCTTTAAAGGATGGGCCAAAGCCATCAAAATGGCGGTAAAACGTGATTTGAAAGCCTTGGATGTGCTGCCTTCCACAAAGGGCGTTTTATAATTCGTAAAAAAAACGAATTTAGTTTGTATCGAACTGACTTACCTTATTACTTTTGTAGGGATTACAGGAATGGTTTCACAAATTTTAATATCATTATAATGGACTTACGAACTATTGGTACAATTATATTTTACGTTGTGTTGTTAGGAATTTCCTTTTGGGTAGGCAGCATTTTGGAAAAAAATGAACGCAATTACAAAAAGTTCTTCAAAGACTAGGTACATCCGTACAAAGCAGCTACGGCTCGGTGTACGTTGAAAAGAGCGAGCGATTGGACCCCTCCAATGGCTCGCATTTTTTTATACGCAACTTAAATCGCATCGGCGTTCCGATATACTAATCATGGACATTAAAGGAAGAGTCATTCAGCTATTGGCCTTACAAACGGGTGAAGGCAAAAACGGTACGTGGAAAAAACAGGATTTTGTGATTGAAACCGACGGACAGTACCCAAAAAAGATATGCATCTCTGCTTGGGGCGACAAAATCAACGAAAGCGCATTGCAGGTGGGTAATGAAGTAAACGTATCGTTTGACGTGGAAAGCCGCGAATACAACGGACGTTGGTATACCGACGTGAAAGCCTGGAAAATTGACGCACTCGGTGCAGGCGGTTACGAAGCCGCTCCGGTCTCTTCGGGTTCCGGTACAGGCAGCACCTCTACCCGCCCAACCACCGAACTGCCTTCTACTTTCCAAAGTGGCGACGAAGACAATTTGCCGTTCTAGTTCTGCGGTATAAATAAGACTTGGCAAGTTGTATCAACTAAACTTGCCAAGTCAGTAAAAAAATCAGCGAAAAAACCTTCCCGCTGATTTTATCAACTCTCTTTCATTTTCAAATACACTCCGTTCGTCCAACCAAAACCATCCTGGTTGGGGTATTCACCGTCCTGAGCGGATACATCCTCCGTCAAAACGTTGTATTTTTCCATCATTTTGCCCGTCTTGGCATAATAGATCTCATTATTGTTCATCCAGCGCTCTTTGACCCGGCCGGCCAAATCATCAAAACGATAGTTTTTAAGCCCCTGATAAGCAATCCATTGCAGTGGGGCCCATCCATTGGGTGCATCCCATTGCTCGTGCGTAAACTGAAGCGTGGTCAATAAACCGCTTTTCCTGAGGAACCTTTCTTCCAGTATTCCCGCCACTTTTGCCGCCTGTGCGTCAGTAGCCAACGAGAAAAACAGCGGAAAAACAGCAGCCAGCGTATAGCCATTCTTCGGTTGATTCAACGTCCGGTCATAATCAAAGTAAAAACCCTGCGCTTCATTCCAACAATAGTTTTGAATAGCGGCCCGGCGCTGCATGGCCTTTCTATCATACACAGAGGCCGAGCCGCTGTCACCCTGTAATTCATAGGCTTGCGCCAGGCTTTTTTCAAGGTACCAAAGCAAACAGTTCAAATCAACCGGCAGAATATCTGTAGTGTGAATGCTTGTCATGGACTGTCCGTCCTTAAACCATCGGCTGCTGAAGTCCCATCCGGACTCGGCAGCCGCCCGCAGATGCCGATATACATCTGCCGGCGCTT
Above is a window of Runella slithyformis DSM 19594 DNA encoding:
- a CDS encoding amidohydrolase, with the protein product MNKPILCGLVAGLSLSTGFAQSGLKPVINQSADAIESKVIAWRRDFHEHPELGNQEVRTATIVAEHLRKLGYEVREKVAVTGVVAVLKGGKPGPVVALRADMDGLPVTERVDIPFKSKVMTEFNNQKTGVMHACGHDSHVAILMGVAEVLASMQKDLSGTVKLIFQPAEEGVYNGQTFGANRMIEEGALENPKVDAIFGLHINSQTEVGKIRYRPGATMAAVDQLTIKLKGKQTHGASPWSGVDPIVTASQIVMGLQTIVSRNVDITENPAVVTVGAIHGGIRYNIIPESLEMIGTIRTFGDTQQALVHRRIKEISTHIAESAGAKADVEIGTGYPATVNDPGLTDKMIPTLEALAGKDNVVLSPVATGAEDFSYFQKKIPGFFFFLGGMAKGKSPYDVAPHHTPDFYIDESGFTLGVKALSHLVVDYMEMNSKAAPASAKAKKVSK
- the hisB gene encoding bifunctional histidinol-phosphatase/imidazoleglycerol-phosphate dehydratase HisB, whose protein sequence is MQKLLFIDRDGTIIAEPPVDFQVDSLQKLAFLPKAISNLRRLSEETDFGFIMVTNQDGLGTDSFPEDTFWPAQHKMLQTLEGEDVRFQNIHIDRSFPHENAPTRKPGTAMLTEYFSEAYDLANSYVIGDRLTDVQLAVNLGAKAILFAAEWPKELPKEQNDAISLVSNNWDEIYEHLRLPARIATVARNTRETQITIELNLDGNGHSEIHTGIGFFDHMLDQLAKHSGADLKITVEGDLHIDEHHTIEDTALALGEAYRKAIGDKRGISRYGFLLPMDEALAQVAIDFSGRPWLVWDAEFKREKIGEMPTEMFYHFFKSFSDTALCNLNIQCTGSNEHHKIEAIFKGWAKAIKMAVKRDLKALDVLPSTKGVL
- a CDS encoding DUF3127 domain-containing protein, with amino-acid sequence MDIKGRVIQLLALQTGEGKNGTWKKQDFVIETDGQYPKKICISAWGDKINESALQVGNEVNVSFDVESREYNGRWYTDVKAWKIDALGAGGYEAAPVSSGSGTGSTSTRPTTELPSTFQSGDEDNLPF